In one Melaminivora jejuensis genomic region, the following are encoded:
- a CDS encoding efflux RND transporter permease subunit, translated as MAKFFIERPIFAWVIAIFIMVLGAVSITRLPIAQYPAVAPPTIQITVAYPGATAQTLEDSVLSVIEREMNGAPGLAYMEATAQANGTGSITLSFEPGTNDDLAQVDVQNRLSRATPRLPPVVTQQGVRVDKSRSNFLLFSVLTSDNPDIDIAALNDYAARNVVPELQRLPGVGSVTQFGSERAMRIWVDPARLKGFNLALDQVNAAIRAQNVQVSAGNLGDLPSAQGQTMTATIVVRGQLSTPEQFGNIALRANTDGSTVRLRDVARIELGEQNYSTSARLNGSPSVGMGVQLTSSANALATAEAVKAKLADLQQYFPQGVKYTIPYDTSTFIAVSIEKVVHTLLEAVALVFLVMFLFLQNLRYTIIPTIVVPVALLGTFATLLALGFSINVLTMFGMVLVIGIVVDDAIVVVENVERIMSEEGLPPLAATRKAMGQISGAIIGVTVVLISVFVPLAFFAGATGNIYRQFAVTMGASIAFSAFMALSLTPALCGTLLKPVAEGHSQRTGFFGWFNRSFKRTTHRYEAGLARMVRRGGRMMVIYAALIGAVAVVYMRLPTSFLPNEDQGFVITNVQLPPGASLARTQEAMAKVEEFMLAQPEVANIVTVAGFSFSGQGQNAGLAFVSLKDWSERPGPGQSAEALAGRATGALYGFRDAFIFAISPPPIPELGVAAGFTFRLQDRGSKGHDALVAARNQLLGMAAQSKVLAGMRPDGMEDAPQMHIEIDRDRASALGVSFDSISSALSTALGSSYINDFPNQGRLQRVVVQADARARMQPEDVLDLPVMNSRGQLMPLSTFATTRWVTGAMQTVRYNGYPAMKIAGGAAPGYSTGEAMQEMERLAAQLPEGFGFEWTGQSREEKLAGGQAGVLYAFSLLAVFLCLAALYESWSIPFSVLLVVPLGVLGVLLATLARGLSNDVYFQIGLVTIIGLSAKNAILIIEFAKDLQAQGKSVIDAALTAAHLRFRPIVMTSLAFTLGVLPLFLATGASSASQRAIGTGVIGGMVTGTVLAVLFVPVFFVLVRSFFKGSQRQREHDARMAQQHRADAEA; from the coding sequence AGTGGCGCCACCGACCATTCAAATCACCGTCGCCTACCCCGGCGCCACGGCGCAGACGCTGGAAGACAGCGTGCTGTCCGTGATCGAGCGCGAGATGAACGGCGCGCCCGGCCTGGCCTACATGGAGGCCACCGCCCAGGCCAACGGCACAGGCTCCATCACACTGAGTTTCGAGCCCGGCACCAATGACGATCTGGCGCAGGTGGATGTGCAAAACCGCCTCTCGCGTGCCACGCCGCGCCTGCCGCCGGTGGTGACCCAGCAGGGCGTGCGCGTGGACAAGTCGCGCTCGAACTTCCTGCTGTTTTCCGTGCTGACTTCGGACAACCCGGACATCGACATCGCCGCGCTCAACGACTATGCAGCGCGCAACGTCGTCCCCGAGCTGCAACGCCTGCCCGGGGTGGGTTCGGTCACACAGTTCGGCAGCGAGCGCGCCATGCGCATCTGGGTCGATCCGGCCAGGCTCAAGGGCTTCAACCTGGCGCTCGACCAGGTCAATGCTGCCATCCGCGCACAGAACGTGCAGGTATCTGCCGGCAACCTGGGCGATCTGCCCAGTGCGCAAGGCCAGACCATGACCGCGACCATCGTCGTGCGTGGCCAGCTCAGCACGCCCGAGCAGTTCGGCAACATCGCCCTGCGCGCCAACACCGATGGCTCCACGGTGCGCCTGCGCGACGTGGCGCGCATCGAGCTGGGCGAGCAGAACTACAGCACCAGCGCCCGCCTGAACGGCAGCCCCTCGGTAGGCATGGGCGTGCAGCTGACCTCCTCGGCCAACGCCCTGGCCACGGCCGAGGCGGTCAAGGCCAAGCTGGCCGATCTGCAGCAGTACTTCCCACAGGGCGTGAAATACACCATCCCCTACGACACATCCACCTTCATCGCCGTGTCCATTGAGAAGGTGGTGCATACCCTGCTGGAGGCGGTGGCGCTGGTGTTCCTGGTGATGTTCCTGTTCCTGCAGAACCTGCGCTACACCATCATCCCGACCATCGTCGTGCCGGTCGCCCTGCTGGGCACCTTCGCCACGCTGCTGGCGCTGGGTTTTTCCATCAACGTGCTGACCATGTTCGGCATGGTGCTGGTCATCGGCATCGTGGTGGACGACGCCATCGTGGTGGTGGAGAACGTCGAGCGCATCATGAGCGAGGAAGGCCTGCCGCCGCTGGCCGCCACGCGCAAGGCCATGGGCCAGATCTCCGGCGCCATCATCGGCGTGACCGTGGTGCTGATCTCGGTGTTCGTGCCGCTGGCCTTCTTTGCCGGCGCCACGGGCAATATCTACCGCCAGTTCGCCGTGACCATGGGCGCCTCGATCGCGTTCTCGGCCTTCATGGCGCTGTCGCTCACGCCGGCGCTGTGCGGCACGCTGCTCAAGCCGGTGGCCGAGGGCCACAGCCAGCGCACGGGCTTCTTCGGCTGGTTCAACCGCAGCTTCAAGCGCACCACGCACCGCTACGAGGCGGGCCTGGCACGGATGGTGCGCCGGGGCGGACGCATGATGGTCATCTACGCCGCCCTGATCGGTGCCGTGGCGGTGGTCTACATGCGCCTGCCGACCTCGTTCCTGCCCAATGAAGACCAGGGCTTCGTCATCACCAACGTGCAACTGCCCCCGGGCGCCTCGCTGGCGCGCACGCAGGAAGCCATGGCAAAGGTCGAGGAGTTCATGCTGGCCCAGCCCGAAGTGGCCAACATCGTGACCGTGGCCGGCTTCTCGTTTTCCGGCCAGGGGCAGAACGCCGGCCTGGCCTTCGTCTCGCTCAAGGACTGGAGCGAGCGTCCCGGCCCCGGGCAGTCCGCCGAGGCACTGGCAGGCCGTGCCACGGGGGCGCTGTACGGTTTTCGCGATGCCTTCATCTTCGCCATCAGCCCGCCGCCCATCCCCGAGCTGGGCGTGGCCGCCGGCTTCACCTTCCGCCTGCAGGATCGCGGCAGCAAGGGGCATGACGCACTGGTGGCGGCACGCAACCAGCTGCTGGGCATGGCCGCGCAGAGCAAGGTGCTGGCCGGCATGCGCCCGGACGGTATGGAAGACGCCCCGCAGATGCACATCGAGATCGACCGCGACCGCGCCAGCGCCCTGGGCGTGAGCTTCGACAGCATCAGCAGCGCCCTGTCCACGGCCCTGGGTTCGTCCTACATCAACGACTTTCCCAACCAAGGCCGGCTGCAGCGCGTGGTGGTGCAGGCCGACGCCCGCGCCCGTATGCAGCCCGAGGACGTGCTCGACCTGCCGGTCATGAACAGCCGGGGCCAGCTCATGCCGCTGTCCACCTTTGCCACGACGCGCTGGGTCACCGGCGCCATGCAGACCGTGCGCTACAACGGCTATCCAGCCATGAAGATCGCCGGCGGCGCAGCGCCCGGCTACAGCACCGGCGAGGCCATGCAGGAGATGGAGCGCCTGGCCGCGCAACTGCCCGAGGGCTTTGGCTTCGAGTGGACTGGCCAGTCACGCGAGGAAAAACTCGCTGGCGGCCAGGCCGGCGTGCTGTATGCCTTCTCGCTGCTGGCGGTGTTCCTGTGCCTGGCGGCGCTGTACGAGAGCTGGTCGATCCCGTTCTCGGTGCTGCTGGTGGTGCCGCTGGGCGTGCTGGGCGTGCTGCTGGCGACGCTGGCACGCGGCCTGTCCAACGACGTGTATTTCCAGATCGGCCTGGTGACCATCATCGGCCTGTCGGCCAAGAACGCCATCCTGATCATCGAATTCGCCAAGGATCTGCAGGCCCAGGGCAAGAGCGTCATCGATGCGGCCCTGACTGCGGCGCATCTGCGCTTCAGGCCCATCGTCATGACCTCGCTGGCCTTCACGCTGGGTGTGCTGCCGCTGTTCCTGGCCACGGGCGCCAGCTCGGCCAGCCAGCGCGCCATCGGCACCGGCGTGATCGGCGGCATGGTCACCGGCACTGTTCTGGCCGTGCTGTTCGTGCCAGTGTTCTTCGTGCTGGTGCGCAGCTTCTTCAAGGGCAGCCAGCGCCAGCGCGAGCACGATGCCCGGATGGCCCAGCAACACCGCGCCGATGCCGAGGCTTGA